A single region of the Elgaria multicarinata webbii isolate HBS135686 ecotype San Diego chromosome 14, rElgMul1.1.pri, whole genome shotgun sequence genome encodes:
- the CBLN1 gene encoding cerebellin-1 codes for MLALELLGLAWLAGVALGQNETEPIILEGKCLVVCDSNPASDPTGTALGISVRSGSAKVAFSAIRSTNHEPSEMSNRTMIIYFDQVLVNVGLNFDAERSTFIAPRKGIYSFNFHVVKVYNRQTIQVSLMLNGWPVISAFAGDQDVTREAASNGVLIQMEKGDRAYLKLERGNLMGGWKYSTFSGFLVFPL; via the exons ATGCTGGCGCTGGAGCTCCTGGGCTTGGCGTGGCTGGCCGGCGTGGCGCTGGGGCAGAACGAGACGGAGCCCATCATCCTGGAAGGCAAGTGCCTGGTGGTGTGCGACTCCAACCCGGCCTCGGACCCCACGGGCACGGCGCTGGGCATCTCGGTGCGCTCGGGCAGCGCCAAGGTGGCCTTCTCTGCCATCCGCAGCACCAACCACGAGCCGTCGGAGATGAGCAACCGGACCATGATCATCTACTTCGACCAG GTACTAGTGAATGTCGGACTCAACTTTGACGCGGAACGGAGCACTTTCATAGCGCCCCGAAAGGGGATCTACAGCTTTAATTTTCACGTGGTGAAGGTGTACAACAGGCAAACCATCCAG GTGAGCTTGATGCTCAACGGTTGGCCGGTGATCTCTGCCTTTGCTGGGGACCAAGATGTCACCAGAGAAGCTGCCAGCAatggggtcctgatccagatggaGAAAGGAGACAGAGCCTATTTAAAACTGGAGAGAGGAAACTTAATGGGGGGTTGGAAATATTCCACCTTCTCTGGATTTCTAGTATTCCCTCTTTAA